A portion of the Stigmatella aurantiaca DW4/3-1 genome contains these proteins:
- a CDS encoding RNA polymerase sigma factor, whose protein sequence is MNPTDPKSPPPLSIPETRKGSLEAARRQEDPRIQAVIQGHREAAESLLEDMLPRVRNLVRYLVKGDSEAEDLAQESLLAVLRGLPSYRGEGTFRSWTDRVVARTVFSGLKRERGESPRRSEEPVELMAVASADAPLDEYVHRRHMVTLLDRIPAEQRHALVLHHVMELSVPEIASELGVPFETVRSRLRLGRTALRTLAEKKAVKEAEEKES, encoded by the coding sequence GTGAATCCCACTGACCCGAAGTCACCCCCACCGCTCTCCATCCCGGAAACAAGAAAGGGAAGCCTGGAGGCGGCAAGGCGGCAAGAAGATCCCCGGATCCAGGCGGTCATCCAGGGGCACCGCGAGGCGGCCGAGTCCTTGCTGGAGGACATGCTGCCCCGGGTGCGCAACCTGGTTCGTTATCTCGTAAAGGGAGACTCAGAGGCTGAGGATCTTGCCCAGGAATCGCTGCTCGCCGTGCTGCGAGGGCTGCCGTCATACCGGGGTGAAGGCACGTTCCGGTCCTGGACGGATCGGGTGGTGGCCCGGACGGTTTTCTCAGGGCTCAAACGGGAGCGCGGGGAGAGCCCGCGCCGGAGCGAGGAGCCGGTGGAGCTGATGGCGGTGGCCTCGGCGGATGCGCCCTTGGACGAATACGTCCACCGGCGTCACATGGTGACGCTGCTGGACCGCATCCCCGCGGAGCAACGCCACGCGTTGGTGCTCCACCACGTGATGGAGTTGAGCGTGCCGGAGATTGCCTCGGAGTTGGGAGTCCCTTTCGAGACAGTGAGGAGCCGGCTCCGGCTGGGGCGTACCGCCCTGCGGACCTTGGCGGAGAAGAAGGCGGTGAAGGAAGCGGAGGAGAAGGAGTCCTGA
- a CDS encoding tetratricopeptide repeat protein, with translation MSHFKQDDEEPWDLLSPLDDRSGPARRISRQKAADMVRAALDAAEQTPPPSRPVSRRWPRAAWVGGSILVAAAAVAGIGRLMGEPPPAPPSAGESPMPADVSPPAAPEAPAPAHVEPPPEEAREDTQEALPPPEPPRKESRPARILAPEDLLRMANAHRIAGRWKEAEALYQRVIRAHPKGMSAYVARVASGSLRLEHLGDARGALRQFQEALRQQPNGVLSHEASHGVAEAWRALGDKAQEARALEQFLAHHPDSPLEAAARKRLRELSRP, from the coding sequence ATGAGCCACTTCAAGCAGGACGACGAAGAGCCATGGGATCTCCTCTCCCCGTTGGACGACCGCTCCGGACCGGCGCGGCGGATCTCCCGCCAGAAGGCCGCGGACATGGTGCGCGCGGCGCTGGACGCGGCCGAGCAGACGCCCCCTCCCTCGAGGCCCGTGAGCCGGCGCTGGCCCCGGGCCGCGTGGGTGGGTGGGTCGATCCTGGTGGCCGCGGCGGCGGTGGCGGGCATCGGCCGCCTCATGGGGGAGCCGCCCCCCGCCCCTCCCTCCGCCGGGGAGTCCCCGATGCCAGCGGACGTGAGCCCCCCTGCCGCTCCGGAGGCGCCCGCGCCGGCCCATGTGGAACCCCCGCCGGAGGAAGCGCGGGAGGACACCCAGGAAGCACTCCCTCCGCCGGAGCCGCCCCGGAAGGAGTCCCGGCCCGCGAGGATCCTGGCACCCGAGGATCTGCTGCGCATGGCCAACGCGCATCGGATCGCGGGCCGGTGGAAGGAGGCGGAGGCGCTCTACCAGCGCGTCATCCGGGCGCACCCCAAGGGAATGTCCGCCTACGTCGCGCGGGTGGCCTCTGGCTCGCTGCGGCTGGAGCACCTGGGGGATGCACGGGGGGCCTTGCGCCAGTTCCAGGAGGCGCTGCGGCAGCAGCCCAACGGCGTGCTGAGCCATGAGGCGAGCCACGGGGTGGCGGAGGCGTGGAGGGCCCTGGGAGACAAGGCGCAGGAGGCCCGGGCGCTCGAGCAGTTTCTGGCGCACCACCCGGACTCTCCTCTGGAGGCGGCTGCCCGGAAGCGGCTGCGGGAGCTCTCTCGGCCATGA
- a CDS encoding DUF7305 domain-containing protein has product MSKGLSHRVHGALWVGLLINVWAVGCTVRDPVARVREEDAGPTPGEEDGGPTLPEDWVTYCQGSGPPVLVGHGGTGSVCSAQVAQQAFAHALCTCETLALNAPLRVDGFHSSQGPYTVGERGGALAVNGNLTSDNVVDVGGALSAEGLIRMGFSLSVGGDLHGSGSLMGNGTFTVAQNAQVRGNVEVGSLKVGGRLTVPSGFVLTGPIQAAEVLRQPVEALSPCDCAPAAQVDIAGFVANHERVNHNADIGLEPSALEGFSGSRTLELPCGRFYLNRIEGQGGLTLVAQGRTALFVGEGVRLGEQLAVEVSGPEAELDLFIGGDVEVTGPLLLGGGTRTPRMRVYIAGTGILTLPVDSAIEGHLYAPQVLLRLSGNAEVFGSVFVRRVEASSTALLHHDLDVLNAAGTCVSSSTR; this is encoded by the coding sequence ATGAGCAAAGGGCTGTCACACAGGGTTCACGGGGCCCTCTGGGTGGGGCTGCTGATCAACGTCTGGGCGGTGGGGTGCACCGTGAGGGATCCGGTGGCGCGCGTGCGGGAAGAAGACGCCGGACCCACGCCAGGGGAGGAGGATGGCGGGCCGACCCTTCCCGAGGACTGGGTGACGTACTGCCAGGGCAGCGGCCCTCCGGTGCTGGTCGGCCATGGCGGAACGGGGAGCGTGTGCAGCGCGCAGGTGGCCCAGCAAGCGTTTGCCCACGCCCTGTGCACGTGTGAAACGCTCGCGTTGAATGCCCCCCTGCGGGTGGATGGATTCCACAGCTCCCAGGGTCCCTACACGGTGGGGGAGCGCGGCGGGGCGCTGGCGGTGAACGGCAACCTGACGTCCGACAACGTGGTGGACGTGGGGGGGGCGTTGAGCGCCGAGGGGCTCATCCGGATGGGCTTCTCGCTCTCGGTGGGAGGCGACCTGCACGGCAGCGGCTCGCTCATGGGCAATGGCACCTTCACCGTGGCGCAGAACGCCCAGGTCCGGGGCAACGTGGAGGTGGGCTCCCTGAAGGTAGGGGGCCGCCTCACCGTGCCCTCCGGGTTCGTCCTCACGGGCCCCATTCAGGCCGCCGAGGTGTTGCGGCAGCCGGTGGAGGCCCTCTCGCCCTGTGATTGCGCGCCGGCGGCGCAGGTGGACATCGCCGGCTTCGTCGCGAACCACGAGCGGGTGAACCACAACGCGGACATCGGCTTGGAGCCGTCGGCGCTGGAGGGTTTCTCCGGCTCCCGGACGCTGGAGCTTCCCTGCGGCCGGTTCTACCTGAATCGCATCGAGGGGCAGGGCGGCTTGACGCTCGTGGCCCAGGGCCGGACGGCGCTCTTCGTGGGGGAGGGGGTCCGCCTGGGCGAGCAGCTCGCGGTGGAGGTGAGCGGCCCCGAGGCCGAGTTGGATCTCTTCATCGGAGGCGATGTGGAGGTGACGGGACCCCTGCTCCTCGGCGGGGGAACCCGGACACCGCGGATGCGCGTCTACATCGCGGGGACGGGCATCCTCACCCTCCCGGTGGACAGCGCGATCGAGGGCCATTTGTATGCACCCCAAGTGCTCTTGCGCCTGAGCGGCAATGCGGAAGTCTTTGGCTCGGTGTTTGTGCGCCGCGTCGAGGCGTCGAGCACGGCCCTGCTCCACCATGATCTCGACGTGCTCAACGCGGCGGGCACGTGTGTGTCGTCTTCGACCCGTTGA
- a CDS encoding DUF4476 domain-containing protein has product MKHILRAALVSSLFTASAVLAQDMNMEMKVHVDEDGMPSTQIHMQVPDEDGHPQGMRMDSSSTHMEVKVKGAPPSGRRERVDIVEEQHEPRRRPPAPEPVYRDCGTQRDPGCSMSRDGQYAMDGETFRGFMKALKSQANEISRQEMTEKMLKRQYLTAIQFGQVLDLFANEISRLEVAKFAAPHVVNPQHALGFASKWRNSISSEEYTEIISEQ; this is encoded by the coding sequence GTGAAACACATTCTGCGTGCCGCCCTGGTGTCTTCCCTGTTCACCGCTTCCGCGGTCCTGGCTCAGGACATGAACATGGAGATGAAAGTCCATGTCGATGAGGACGGCATGCCCTCCACGCAGATCCACATGCAGGTGCCCGACGAGGACGGCCACCCACAGGGCATGCGGATGGACAGCTCCAGCACGCACATGGAGGTGAAGGTCAAGGGCGCGCCCCCCTCCGGCCGCCGGGAGCGGGTGGACATCGTGGAGGAGCAGCACGAGCCGCGCCGCCGTCCCCCCGCGCCGGAGCCCGTGTACCGCGACTGTGGCACGCAGCGGGACCCGGGGTGCAGCATGTCCCGCGATGGCCAGTACGCGATGGATGGGGAGACCTTCCGGGGCTTCATGAAGGCGCTCAAGTCACAGGCCAACGAGATTTCCCGGCAGGAGATGACCGAGAAGATGCTCAAGCGGCAGTACCTCACGGCGATTCAGTTTGGCCAGGTGCTGGATCTGTTCGCCAATGAGATCTCCCGCCTGGAGGTGGCGAAGTTCGCGGCGCCCCACGTGGTCAATCCGCAGCACGCGTTGGGCTTCGCCTCGAAGTGGCGCAACTCCATCTCCAGCGAGGAGTACACGGAGATCATCTCGGAGCAGTAG